A region from the Linepithema humile isolate Giens D197 chromosome 1, Lhum_UNIL_v1.0, whole genome shotgun sequence genome encodes:
- the LOC136997044 gene encoding uncharacterized protein, translating into MLLSLLLWNVKTNNRRLPIAITDGYRTYVEKLHRNIIAKRKKKNKDDENNSDDNEKPSVFNNDEKYDSNEKNNNDDFVIDNDDDNDDALLMPRPSPLPLLSRKISKSSIVISDVTDDEENNTRKPLESEAAMIGQEMITSSGDGTSSSVETSDEFATTNEELEATRKKKEVVSAKSSEVIVPIASRSTETDSDDGRERVANETKVEDDTTTR; encoded by the exons ATGTTGCTTTCGCTGTTACTGTGGAACGTGAAAACCAATAATCGTAGATTACCAATCGCGATTACCGACGGATATAGAACCTACGTTGAAAAATTGCACAGAAATATAATCGCGAaacgaaagaagaaaaataaagacgaCGAAAACAACAGCGACGATAACGAAAAACCATCTGTATTcaataatgatgaaaaatacGATTCGAacgaaaaaaacaataatgatGATTTTGTTATCGACAATGATGACGATAACGATGACGCTTTGCTGATGCCACGTCCGTCGCCACTACCACTATTATCGAGAAAGATCTCGAAATCATCGATTGTTATCAGCGATGTAACCGACGACGAAGAAAACAATACGCGAAAACCACTTGAGTCCGAGGCAGCGATGATCGGTCAAGAAATGATAACGAGTAGCGGT GATGGCACATCGTCGTCCGTAGAAACGAGCGACGAATTTGCAACAACGAACGAAGAATTAGAAGCGACGAGGAAAAAGAAGGAAGTTGTGTCTGCGAAGTCATCGGAGGTTATCGTACCGATCGCGTCTCGATCAACGGAAACGGACAGTGACGACGGAAGAGAACGCGTTGCGAACGAAACGAAGGTCGAAGACGATACTACAAccagataa